The following are encoded together in the Corticium candelabrum chromosome 1, ooCorCand1.1, whole genome shotgun sequence genome:
- the LOC134187748 gene encoding collectin-12-like — MGRAGPPGPQGPLGKSGMMGPPGPRGPPGQTGGHGEKGERGVEGPRGLAGLDGIPGAAGPIGPVGSRGPLGVKGDRGLPGAKGEAGPQGHPGPEMSEDVLRRYFSPVKGLAERMKRLEDWKEEVDKQREWTKSRTNESRVTVAAHLVGSSARWYTISGVITYWQTSSPSFLLGAITYSNGALTIPSDGVYYIYTHLYLNDNSGNYIQPYIRVNGNIALYISSYHHHGEGKTKHAGLLQQLKKGDSVDIYGGGFQHFMGSTYSVFGIFKIY, encoded by the exons ATGGGTCGTGCAGGTCCACCCGGACCTCAAGGTCCTCTAGGGAAAAGTGGAATGATG GGTCCACCGGGACCCAGAGGTCCTCCAGGACAAACAGGAGGACATGGAGAGAAG GGGGAACGAGGAGTGGAGGGTCCAAGAGGTTTGGCTGGATTAGATGGCATTCCG GGTGCTGCAGGTCCCATCGGACCCGTAGGATCACGTGGACCATTAGGAGTGAAG GGTGATCGTGGATTACCCGGAGCAAAGGGAGAAGCCGGACCACAAGGTCATCCTGGTCCAGAG ATGAGTGAAGATGTGTTGAGACGCTATTTTTCTCCAGTCAAGGGACTGGCAGAGAGG ATGAAACGACTGGAGGATTGGAAAGAAGaggtagacaagcaaagagag TGGACAAAGAGTAGAACGAATGAGAgtagagtgactgttgcagCACATCTTGTAGGATCATCAGCCAGATGGTATACTATATCAG gtGTGATAACCTactggcaaacaagcagtccatcattcttactgggtgccatcacatacagcaatggagctcttacaattccatctgatggtgtttactatatttatacacATCTCTACTTAAATGACAATAGTGGCAATTACATTCAACCTTACATCAGAGTAAATGGCAATATTGCTTTGTACATTTCAAGTTACCATCATCATGGTGAAGGCAAAACCAAGCACGCTGGTCTACTTCAGCAGCTGAAAAAAGGTGATAGCGTTGACATATATGGTGGAGGATTTCAACACTTCATGGGCTCTACTTATTCAGTTTTTGGTATTTTTAAGATCTACTAG